The sequence below is a genomic window from Nakaseomyces glabratus chromosome F, complete sequence.
GTTCGGAGTTTGATTTGTAGCTATTTATCAGCTTATAAGCTAGCAAAATTGGATCAAAGCCTGTGAAATCTTCCAATCCTGCTATTTCTTGATTATATGGAGTTGCACTTAGTACATCTGAGATTTGCTTGTTCAACATGTCGAATATCTTTCCAGGTTGATTCAATAACATGTATAGCTGTATGTTATCAAAGTCTTTGGAATCACTGGATGTACGCCTGGAAGCGGCATCGGCTACATGCAAAATGAAATCTTGTGGGTCAGTGTTATCAACGAGTGGATAGAGCTTTTCAATCAGACCACAAAGTTTAGAACCATCTTCATTGACCTTGCCCAGAAGTAATGCATACTCCCTTGTATCCAGGACAAGATTCTCCAAAAAGCTTTTACATAGCTCAATGCTACTCACACTGTCGGGTGACTTCATATGAATGATATACTGAGCTGCAACTCTAGGATCAGAAAATTTGAACTGATCTATGTAATCAGCCAACATCCTTGAAGTGTTGAAGTAGTATTTATCTTTGACAGACGTGAGATAACCTGATTCCGATGTTGATATAGAATCTTCTGATGGTGGTAGCTTTAGGAGGCAATTATCTTTCAGAAATAGTGCAAAATGAATAGCATCAATTGAAGATAAAGCAAAAGCAAAGTCTGCTGCATTCTCATACAAGCCTGTAAGAActaaaattttcaaatatgaatTTGCAAATTTATTAGATCCATAGGAGACAATTAGATTCTGAAGATCTGAAAGACAGTACTGGGTTGacttttctaatttttttggttcGTTTGTTACCAAGCATAAATGTAGCCAGAGCCAATCTTCAATACTAAAAGTGATAGACgagaaattttttcttgaaagatcACAACGCCCAACGATTCTGTATAAAGCATTTCTGTAAGGGTCTCCATCAATGCTACTCTTAATGTGTTGGTTATATTCCATCtgtattttattcaagAAGTCTCCTGTTAATTGGCCATTCTCATTCGCAGCTTTTGCTTTCAAATATGTGATAATGGGttgttcaatttttttcagaaatgtTTTCATAGAATTTAGGTACTCAATACATTCACTAATATGGCCTGAACGAAGTAGATAAAAGGCAATCATCCATAGTGGATCTTCATTAGCCATTACCAGATTAGGAACCTTCCATGTACCATCATGGTTTTTTAGCTTTTTGTCAATAAAGATCTTGATATAATCCACCGTATTTTCCAGCAACTGGGAGTTATAATTGTGATGTCCTAGATCGACTATGTAAGACCACAACTCAGACtccaaatatttcataCTGACTTTATGATCGTAATTTGCACCTCTTTGATGATCAACTAATACGCTAAGAGCATCCATGAATTGAAGATTATTTCCATTGTTCAAGCCCCTCTTTTGAAAGTTGTCCAGCATCTCCCCTAGTAGTGTCGTACTGTGATTTGACTTATCCAAGCAAGATTGGTTGAATTTCTCAATTATCTTAGCATATTGTTCAAATTTAATTCTCTCATCGTAATTACTGTTGATGTTGTATGTTGGGGTTTTCAGACCAAGTGTTGATTCAGCGTTCTCGACTGCTGATAAAGAATGGTGAACATGCTTTGattgttttcttctctGTATTAATGCTCTGAAATTATCCTCTAtcttttgctttttgtGACTCCAGTCTAATTTCAACGTCTTGTTGATACTATTGTCGAAATCATGAGCTGCAAATAGCAGTTGTTTCTCAATAGAAGACAGTATGTCTTCCTCCCTATTGGTGAATCCCACCTCAACAATTTCGTTGTCTATTTCAATTGGCCTTGGcctttttgatttttgacCTTTCAGCTCATTGACAACTGAATTTATGTCTTCTAGTACAAGACCATCACCAGCTAAGAGATAGTATGCGCCAGTATTATCGTTGGTTGAAGGCTTTTTGCTGCGAAGTTGAGATACTCTCCGTCTTACTTCGTTGACACTTAGTTGAATTGATCCTAATTCTGATGAGCTACTTGGCAGATTCTTAGCAGATTCTAGCAAACTTTGAACCAGTTTACTTGTGTTATTTCCATTCGCATCAGGGAAAGCCACATTATTACTTGATTGCAAATCAGTCATGGTGTGACTTAATGcttattaaatattcttGCTTTTGGATGCTTTTAAAATTTGTAGAATCACAAATATCGACTAGACAACTTTGTTTTATCAAATTagttaaagaaaatacGGCGATGTGATGGTCCCTCAGCTCTATTTTGATCTCTCCATTGCtcataaagaaaaaacgCTTCTAAATATTTAATCGTTTGTTGTGATATATAACTCATCATTGTTGTAATGCAGTATCTTAATATAATTTACATATTACCTACCAATTTTAATGGATAAGACGAAACTAGTTATAATAATACCCTTTCAATATATTGACATTAAACTCTAGGTATGAAAAGTGAttattataaataataatagacTTGATACagaataaaattaaaagaatgcaaaagatattatattataagCACTTGTAGAAAAAACTTGGGAAATTTTTAATCCATAAACACTCAAGCAAAGGAGACagacttcttcttcctttgcACTTTATCATTAGAAGTAGTATGCAGATCACGCTCTTGATCTCTTctgttttttcttctcattGAACGTGCAATAgatgatttcttcttcaattcgtcctttttctcttctaaCTGACTTTGTTTGGCGGCTTCTTTCCTTTCTATTTCTTGTCTTTTTAGTTCTCTGATTACCTCTAATCTTCTATCTTTCTCCAATTTACTTTCAGTGATATCATCGTATTTGTCCCCGattgtttttattaacCTGTGTAAAGTTAAGCTATCATGATCATCAATGAATTTCTTACCTTTCTTACCTCTTCTAAGTTTAACTCCTGGGTTAACCGCTTTATTGAGTGATGGAAGATCTAAGTCTTTCTCCGAATATGTActctccttcttcttcttaccatACAGTCTAGCCCTAGCTTGTTCCTTCTTTACCTGTAATTTATTTGCCTTTCTGCGTTCTGATTTTTCAGTTAGATTAGGAGCATTCGCTAGTTGATTTCTAGCTTGTTGATCAGCAAACACTTCTGGCGTAACAACTCTTTTGGTTGATTGGCTTTTCccttttgttttcttgatAGAACCCATAATAACTTGTACCTATGAAAATATGTCTCAACACTTTAATAAACAAACAGAGCAATGGTAGGATTTTGTAATACTCAAGTGATCAGGATAATAAGTAATGTTCAAGCATGAAGTCTTTCATTGTATAACAATTTTTTATCCACCTCATCGCtttcatcaaaaaatatcatcaaacaaaaaattttcgGACTGGTAGACAATCATCATCTACTTTATTAAGTCATTTTTTCTGTTCGGAAAGCATACACAGCAATGTTTTCATATCAACTTTGGTTTCACATGTACGGAATTATAATcttaattttaatttttaacTGTTTTCTAATCACATGATAGGACTCCTTATGTATTAGTGACCAAAATATGAATTGATATTATGAGAggtaattatttttgtataaAGTGTCTCAAGGATGTGCCAACTTTATCTCTTACACAGGGATAAGtattttgtaaatatattggTTTAATTcttattgttattgttgttgttataGTTATGGAGCTATTTATGTGAGAATACTAAGCCCTATATTACGCTAGTCATTCAATTTTAATATAGCTTAGAATAGCATGAGAAAAGTAAAAGAAGTACTTTGATTTTTAAGTATTCAATTGAGTGATTGCACATTCGAGCATATACACACAGAGACTGCCGAGCTCATCTAGAAACTACAAAAGGACAAGATAGGAAGCCTACTCGCATTTGAAAGTCCAACAAATAGCGACTTCTTAATATAAAAGCGACAATAGGGAGAGATGGTCGATGTTAATCGATTAAAAGAAGAAGTGATTGCTTCATATAGGGAAATTTGCAAAGAGAATTATAGACTGTTGGTTTTCATTGTTGGTCCACCAGGATCCGGTAAATCCACAATTGCTGAAAAACTGAAGGATGCAATCAACACATCATATCTTGATTATCTTAAGGAAATAGACAGAAAGACTTTAAGGTGTGAAAACTATAACCATATTAACATTGATCAATTTGTTCAAGGTATTGAAGGTGAAACCATTAGTAGTGCTTTAGAAGATGAAAGACATGAGAACTTCGATTCAGTGGAAAATGTTGACTTCATTTGTAAGAAAAAACGTCTAAAAGATGGTTCATATACAATTACTGGTAGGGGGGGTCAATTGAATGCCATAAAAGTTAGACAACCCACCTCTCAAGAAAAGAATCTTGAAGGTAACACTACAATTGCCGAGGTTCTACCTATGGATGGGTTTCACTTAAGCCGAGAATGCCTGGATCATTTTTCTGATCCTCAATGGGCTCACCTAAGAAGAGGTTCTTCTTTAACTTTTGATAGTAATAATTTTCTTAAACTCTGTGAGATCATGGCCAAGACAAGTCGGATATTCCCATCCATAGGATATGATGGGGATGACTTCACAGCATTTGATGCCATTTCATCATCGTTTGACTGCAGTGTTCCGTCAGTCGAAGTTCCTGGTTTTGATCATTCACTTAAAGATCCACAACCTTCTCAACAtactatttcttttaagTCCAGAATTGTTATATTTGAAGGACTCTATTTGCTctataataaagaaaactGGTCAAAAATCTATAATATAGTTAGTAACTCGAATGctaaattattttataaGATCCTTGCATGTGAGGACCAAATAGAATCACGAGTCGCAAAAAGACACCTAAAAGCAGGTTTAGTTGCTTCGATTGAGGATGGGAAGGACAAGTTTAGGAAAAACGATTTATTGAATGCTAGAGATGTTGAAAAGaattcaatatcttcagaAGATATTAGACTAATTCGTAATGATTAACTCGTGTTCTAGAAGTCTTTCTCTGAAAGTTCATCGTCTATAGGTTTAGAAGTTTATCGGTAATTCTTATTTATGTAGTAAAATATAATCGACTTAAAAGAAAACGTAAATATACTGTCAcagagaaaatatttcatttattttaaaCTTGagtatttctttattttttttatttatgttttggtcAGGCTTGGAACATCTAAAATATAAACCAATTCTACAAAGAATCAGATTGCGTATTAAACACAAcataaaaatgaagaacTTATGTATCTTCTAAACGATTTTACACTATTGTACAAATTGTCAGAAAAGAGATCAAATCGAATAAAACCGCAAATCATAAAAGATATAATGGAAGGTAATGTGCCTCCCCAGGCTCCCCAGCAGCTTTATATGACGCCCCAATCTGAGAACCTGACACATTTGTATAAATTGCTTGAACAACTCATACAACAGTTGGCGACCAACAAtgagaagaaggagaatATATTAGTGGCTGTTGATACACTATCGAATAGGGTGAACAGCAGTGAGACATCTGTCAATGATCATTATTCAAGTAGTGCAAGACTTATTCAGCAATTTTTGGATCGGATAGACCCTGTACCTGACTCTCAATCTTctaaagataaaaatagaGTTGAAGAAACTCTACGACAACAGAACAAACaactaaaagaaattttacTGAACTCTCAATCTATCACACGGGAAAGTTATGACATTTTGAAATACCATGAAGAATGCCTACATGAAGTTATTGGACATTTGAGAGCTGATATACTAAAGGATCAGCGCAAAGTAGTTAATGAAATCAGAACTAGATTTAACAAAGATGTAAAGGCATTAGAAGACATAGAATTCCAATCATACATTGATAACGTAAATGAAATTCAGAAACTTATGGACATTTCGTATGTATACAGAACGTTATTAAGACTGGTGACCCAAACTTCTTGATAAATTGCTACAGTCACCTATAGTTCCATGAGAGAAAAATCAAGTAGTACATATATTCGTAATGCAGTTCTTCAGAGTATATTTGACATCACCATGAATCTCAGatttttggatatttttGACACTTGCAACTCACCTATTAATGACTACATTATTCTTAGATATTCATGTCAGTTGGTACATTATGTTAGCTTAATAGATAATTGAAACACCCTTTTCAGAGTTAATGCTAGTTATAttaaatatacaaatatgtGGATCTATAgtatataaaaattaatgacCATTAATGATTACATTTAGTTTTGACAGAATCTCAACCTTTATAGAACAAAGATTAAATTTTGCGGCCAACTACAATGTGCCATACCTGTCTTTCTGCTAATGGCTTAGTATATGAATTGAAATAACGGTATTAATACaattttgaatatgaaaataatattatcgAAAGTTCATGCAATTTGAGCGTTTATTGTCCTCATGTGGCACTTTGGGTAGGTGCCTTCAAAACTGAATGCATAATACCGTAACCCAATGTAATAACACAAACAAACACTAATAGGGAGGCAGGTACACCTCTGGATAAAAATGTACCAACGCTTAAGTACCTATTGCCCTTTTTGTCAAGCTTTGAAATTGCTGTAACATTAGGGAAACCAGATGATGCCAGACCCATACCTGCCGATGCCAATAGAGCACAACCAAAGACAAGGATAGGTGCAGCCTTTGGATCGTTCAGTTTGTCACCAACCTCTTGGACCAAtggaataataataattgcTGAAACTGTGTGCGAAACAAAAGTACCCACAACCAACATCAAAACACCAAATATACATAAAACAGCAAGTGCAGTGTCATGAtcaattcttttttgaagagCCCTAGCAATAGTTGACAACAaaccagaagaagaaacagctTTACCAAGGGCAACACCACCCATAGCTAGGATAACAATAGACCATGGAAAAGTGTTCAAATCATGAGTACTTAGTAAACCAGTACCAAAAAATAGCACAATTGGTAAAGCAGCAATGATACCAGAAGAACCAAATGCACCCTCAATCTTCGATTCCACACACCATAGTAAAATAGTTCCAATAGATACAACAATGATGAAGTACTGCTTTAATGTAAATCTGGTCCTTATTGGTGTAAATTTGTCAAGTTTGGTTAAGTTAATTTTAAATGTCATACACATTAAACCCCAAACTAACAACATACTCAAGATACCGGTTGGTAGAGCCACTGCAAAGAATTGACCCCATCCAATACCGTAAGGCTTCAAATATTGCATCGAGATAACATTTTGAGGAGAGGAAATAGGCGATGAAAGACCACCAATATTAGCAGCAAGAGCGATACCTAACACCAGGGATTGAGCAAATTGATTGGAAGCATCTAGCGGATCAAGTAATGGTGACAACAAAGAGTATGTTAAAACTGGTGCTGCAACATTAGAAATCCACATAGACAAAAAGAAGACAACACTCATAGCCATTAGTAAGACATTTCTTGGCTTAGTACCAGCAAAAGCAAGTAACCAAGACGCCAGAACTTTAgcaatattatattgtgcGAGGACCTCCCCGAGTGTAAAACCAGCCAATAAAATCATAATAGTAGATGACCACATTGTTGATAATATAAGAGTTGATGCTTCAGCAGCCTTCATAACATGGCCATTTGAGTCTTTCAACACTTTGAATAAAACCACCAGCAACGGAACCAAGAAAGCTGTAACGTGAAGAGGGATTGCTTCACTAGCCCATAAAAAGGCGACACATTCAACAAGTGCCATACATCTGTGCTGAGCAGGATCGTGGAAGGTTGGAACTGCCAAAAGGATAGCAGTGgcaacaaatataaaagcAATTTTGAAGGCCTTCAACGTAAAAAATAACTTAGGAACTTGCAACTTATAAATAGTTGTAAATTTAAGTGGAATGGGTCTTGGTAGAGGATACTCGTAATATTCCAAGTCTAGTTTACTAATAGAGTGTGCATTTGCAACGGCTCCATCAATATCGGTAGTTATATCTTTGCTTTGGGATAGCAAACCCAACATGTCTTTCCATGTGTTACTACGTTCCCAAACAATGTGGTCATGTAGGTAAGACTTAAGTTCTTGCTTTGCTTGTGCAATATTTCCGCGCTCATGACCAGTTATCATGGCATAAAACTCAACCAATTGTGCGATTTTACCATTCAGTATCATTAGAGTGGAATCTTGGAAGACGTATGTGTCTTTAAAGAATTCACCAGAATGTATCAATTCCTCTCTGGTGTTTAAGAGCAATACCTTATCTGACTTCTTAGTAATCTTACTGAAACCCATACGATTTAATTCAATGAATGACTTTAGTTGACATAGGTCCACATATAAGTTAATTATCGATTGTTTAAGAATCGATTTCCTTTGAGACTTGACGTTAAATTGTGAGTAATTTAGTAGCGCGGTATTGTCACCGCTTTCTGAGAACACATCTTCATCGACAAAGTCGTCTTCGTCTTCACCATCTTCTGATACTTCTAGGTAAGAGTTATTTTTGTCAATTGAAGTAATTGGCGCAACGTTTCCATGCTCATCAACTTGAGTATCCTTGTTCATGGCATCCGCAAATGGAGAGTCTACGTTTTCTGTATGCGACAATGATGGATGTCTAGTCACAATAACCATGCCTTCTTTTTCCAAATCCTTAGATAGAGTTTCGAATCTCTCGTAGAATTTGGCCTCAATTCTCTTATAGAAGTCATCGACTTTAAATTTCTCTACTGTTAGGCTTGTAACGAATGCATCATAGGTATTGAACAGAGTTTGGCCTTCGCTTGACAAAGAAGAACGACGTGACTCAAAGAATTTCTCCTTAACTTTTCTTAGCGGCGAGCTTTTGCTATTTTTACCTTCTTTGCTATTGTTATTGGCAGCCAGCGAACCAGCGTTTGTGATTGCAGAGGCCTGGTTGATATCCTTTAGTTCATAGGTCTCTTCTTCTACACTGGCCTCCTTGTTACCGTCTTTGTTCTTGCTGTGATGAATGGCATGGGAAGAGGATTGTTCAGTCGCCAGATGACTACCGGTGGTGTTCGAAGAAGGCTTCTTGGAGaagaacttcttcttgaGCTTCTCTGCAAAGTGCTTCGAAGACGAAGCGATGACTTCGTCCTCTTCTTCCACAACGGGACCACGCTCCGGTGGCTGATTACCGATGGGACCGTTCTTCAACTCATCTGTCTGCAAAGTGTAgatcaagttcttcaactcACTATAGTCCATATAATGGTTCTGCCATTCCGGCACAGCAttatatttcaagaaatgcGAGAACCTCATCTGCAGTGTCCCGTTTGTTTCAGTCctttgttattatttcttgaataatGGACTCTCACTTGGGAAAGGAAATACTTAAGAGTGGTATTCAAACACCTAGTTATATAGTGATTCCGGTTTTGTAATCGTCTACAATATAAGCAAAGTTTAGGGAATCTAGTttcattgttcttttttttctttcttagtGTTCTTTATTTtgccaattttttttcttcttcccaTTATGTGGCAGGAAGGCTCAATTTTCATTTAGCAGAGCTAAGAACGAAATTACTGGGGGGACCCGCTTCGTTATCTCGCTTTTCCCTTTTCCTTTTTCCTTCTGCGTAACTTTCTAACAGACTTCTTTTCCCTCGAGGAAAGATTTTGTGCGTCGCTTCTCTCCAAAGTtgcttttttcattttttgttCAGTTTTCGCAGTTCCAAGTGCTACGGGAATCGTCTCTGCCAAATGTTTGTGTGTGTGCTACTGCGCAGATCGTTAGGGtggaaaagaaagaaaatgccCACTGCCTTCTCCGAGAAAATCGTGTGAAAACCGTGAAAACCGAAATGGATCTTACCTTTTAGGCTCCTGCGTTGCGCTCTATGCATCGGCCTGCCAATTAGAAATCCCTTCCATActttttttctcttaaaTCTGGGAGGGTGGCTACGCGGGTTCTTCTGCATTTGCTTTTTTCTATCAAAACCAAATATCAAATCTTGCGGTGCTTCCTGCAGAGAAGTATCTCGAGGAATAGACATTGTGAGCcaacagaaaaaaagaggGGGGGAGGCCAGAGACGATGGTGGATGTGCGATGATCTCTGGCACCTTGTTAAGAATAGAACTGTAAGTGCTGTGGGAACTGCGCACAGTCATGGTGCTGGGATATCTAATTTCGGGTCGGTGGCAGATCAGAC
It includes:
- the YFH7 gene encoding Yfh7p (CAGL0F02343g~Ortholog(s) have ATPase activity and cytosol, nucleus localization), coding for MVDVNRLKEEVIASYREICKENYRLLVFIVGPPGSGKSTIAEKLKDAINTSYLDYLKEIDRKTLRCENYNHINIDQFVQGIEGETISSALEDERHENFDSVENVDFICKKKRLKDGSYTITGRGGQLNAIKVRQPTSQEKNLEGNTTIAEVLPMDGFHLSRECLDHFSDPQWAHLRRGSSLTFDSNNFLKLCEIMAKTSRIFPSIGYDGDDFTAFDAISSSFDCSVPSVEVPGFDHSLKDPQPSQHTISFKSRIVIFEGLYLLYNKENWSKIYNIVSNSNAKLFYKILACEDQIESRVAKRHLKAGLVASIEDGKDKFRKNDLLNARDVEKNSISSEDIRLIRND
- a CDS encoding uncharacterized protein (CAGL0F02277g~Ortholog(s) have structural constituent of nuclear pore activity and role in nuclear pore organization, protein import into nucleus, ribosomal large subunit export from nucleus), which codes for MTDLQSSNNVAFPDANGNNTSKLVQSLLESAKNLPSSSSELGSIQLSVNEVRRRVSQLRSKKPSTNDNTGAYYLLAGDGLVLEDINSVVNELKGQKSKRPRPIEIDNEIVEVGFTNREEDILSSIEKQLLFAAHDFDNSINKTLKLDWSHKKQKIEDNFRALIQRRKQSKHVHHSLSAVENAESTLGLKTPTYNINSNYDERIKFEQYAKIIEKFNQSCLDKSNHSTTLLGEMLDNFQKRGLNNGNNLQFMDALSVLVDHQRGANYDHKVSMKYLESELWSYIVDLGHHNYNSQLLENTVDYIKIFIDKKLKNHDGTWKVPNLVMANEDPLWMIAFYLLRSGHISECIEYLNSMKTFLKKIEQPIITYLKAKAANENGQLTGDFLNKIQMEYNQHIKSSIDGDPYRNALYRIVGRCDLSRKNFSSITFSIEDWLWLHLCLVTNEPKKLEKSTQYCLSDLQNLIVSYGSNKFANSYLKILVLTGLYENAADFAFALSSIDAIHFALFLKDNCLLKLPPSEDSISTSESGYLTSVKDKYYFNTSRMLADYIDQFKFSDPRVAAQYIIHMKSPDSVSSIELCKSFLENLVLDTREYALLLGKVNEDGSKLCGLIEKLYPLVDNTDPQDFILHVADAASRRTSSDSKDFDNIQLYMLLNQPGKIFDMLNKQISDVLSATPYNQEIAGLEDFTGFDPILLAYKLINSYKSNSEQFVERARDVCVTLTSIFEIKGLVTKKLWTEALNAIKDLDIIPLKDEVLSREKANEYPIIDSNIAKCIPNLLVLTMLTLKNKHVLSGTSTSDKNSYIEMAKSLMVYAGLIQYKMPRDTYAILNKYDISRLVMT
- the PHO90 gene encoding SPX domain-containing inorganic phosphate transporter (CAGL0F02387g~Ortholog(s) have inorganic phosphate transmembrane transporter activity, role in phosphate ion transport, polyphosphate metabolic process, regulation of phosphate transmembrane transport and plasma membrane localization) → MRFSHFLKYNAVPEWQNHYMDYSELKNLIYTLQTDELKNGPIGNQPPERGPVVEEEDEVIASSSKHFAEKLKKKFFSKKPSSNTTGSHLATEQSSSHAIHHSKNKDGNKEASVEEETYELKDINQASAITNAGSLAANNNSKEGKNSKSSPLRKVKEKFFESRRSSLSSEGQTLFNTYDAFVTSLTVEKFKVDDFYKRIEAKFYERFETLSKDLEKEGMVIVTRHPSLSHTENVDSPFADAMNKDTQVDEHGNVAPITSIDKNNSYLEVSEDGEDEDDFVDEDVFSESGDNTALLNYSQFNVKSQRKSILKQSIINLYVDLCQLKSFIELNRMGFSKITKKSDKVLLLNTREELIHSGEFFKDTYVFQDSTLMILNGKIAQLVEFYAMITGHERGNIAQAKQELKSYLHDHIVWERSNTWKDMLGLLSQSKDITTDIDGAVANAHSISKLDLEYYEYPLPRPIPLKFTTIYKLQVPKLFFTLKAFKIAFIFVATAILLAVPTFHDPAQHRCMALVECVAFLWASEAIPLHVTAFLVPLLVVLFKVLKDSNGHVMKAAEASTLILSTMWSSTIMILLAGFTLGEVLAQYNIAKVLASWLLAFAGTKPRNVLLMAMSVVFFLSMWISNVAAPVLTYSLLSPLLDPLDASNQFAQSLVLGIALAANIGGLSSPISSPQNVISMQYLKPYGIGWGQFFAVALPTGILSMLLVWGLMCMTFKINLTKLDKFTPIRTRFTLKQYFIIVVSIGTILLWCVESKIEGAFGSSGIIAALPIVLFFGTGLLSTHDLNTFPWSIVILAMGGVALGKAVSSSGLLSTIARALQKRIDHDTALAVLCIFGVLMLVVGTFVSHTVSAIIIIPLVQEVGDKLNDPKAAPILVFGCALLASAGMGLASSGFPNVTAISKLDKKGNRYLSVGTFLSRGVPASLLVFVCVITLGYGIMHSVLKAPTQSAT
- the FAR7 gene encoding Far7p (CAGL0F02365g~Ortholog(s) have role in re-entry into mitotic cell cycle after pheromone arrest and cytosol, endoplasmic reticulum localization); translated protein: MYLLNDFTLLYKLSEKRSNRIKPQIIKDIMEGNVPPQAPQQLYMTPQSENLTHLYKLLEQLIQQLATNNEKKENILVAVDTLSNRVNSSETSVNDHYSSSARLIQQFLDRIDPVPDSQSSKDKNRVEETLRQQNKQLKEILLNSQSITRESYDILKYHEECLHEVIGHLRADILKDQRKVVNEIRTRFNKDVKALEDIEFQSYIDNVNEIQKLMDISYVYRTLLRLVTQTS
- the LOC1 gene encoding Loc1p (CAGL0F02299g~Ortholog(s) have mRNA binding activity) — protein: MGSIKKTKGKSQSTKRVVTPEVFADQQARNQLANAPNLTEKSERRKANKLQVKKEQARARLYGKKKKESTYSEKDLDLPSLNKAVNPGVKLRRGKKGKKFIDDHDSLTLHRLIKTIGDKYDDITESKLEKDRRLEVIRELKRQEIERKEAAKQSQLEEKKDELKKKSSIARSMRRKNRRDQERDLHTTSNDKVQRKKKSVSFA